The uncultured Bacteroides sp. DNA segment TGCCACAAGTAGCAGGCAATAATATAAAATCTCTGTGGTAAAGCAAATTTCTACCGGAGCGCGTAGCCATACCCCAACAATAAAAACATACATCATGTAAATGGAAAGAGTGATCACTTCGAGCATGAGTGCAGAGCGGGTATTACCCGTTCCTGAAATGCCGTTGAACAGAATATTTGCAACAGAAGCGATGAGCATGGCGGTAGCTATGACATAAACAGCTGTTACGGATTCGGCAATCAAAGCTGCTTCATTGGTATATATTGAGAGTATTGCTTGTGGGAAAATTGAGATGACAACAACCAATGCCAGCATTAACAGAAAAGAGAAGCGGGCGATCTTTTTTATTAACGGTATGACGTGCTGAATGTCATTAGAACCAATGGCATTACTCACAAGGCTGTTGGTTGCCGTAGACAGTGAACTAACCGGAATCATCATAACAATATAAATGCTTCGCACAATGTTGGCTATGGCAAGTTCGCGCTGTCCTAACCGTTCTACGGCAGCAAAAAAAGCAAACCATGTGGCCATCGATAAAAAGTATTGAAGCATGGTGAAACATGAAATACTTAGAATTCTCTTCAATAATTCGGGCTGAAACGAACGAAAGCGGTTCAATCCGTATTTCTTAAAATCAACGGTAGTATATGTATAGATGAAGAAAAAGACAATGGAAGATGCTTCTGCAATAACGGAAGCGATGGCAGCACCTTTTATTCCCATTTCGGGGAATCCGAATTTTCCGAATATGAGCACATAGTCGAGTACCACATTCGTCAAGGCCATTACTATGGCATTAATTGTTAGTACTTTTGTACGGGTGGTACCGATATAAAAAGCACGAAACATGACATTGAGAAAAGAAAAGAAGAAGCCGTAAACCCGCCAATGAATAAACTCCATTGTGGCATCGTATATAGTTTCAGACGAAACCAGCAATCGCATGATGTTTCCTCCAAAAAGACGGGTGAAACCAAAGAGTAGAAACGCCATGACCATCAGAAACATGACACCCTGAATCATGACAGGCCCTACTTCCGCATATTGTTTTTCTCCATTGCGACGGGCAATCATGATTTGAGAACCGGTGCTGAAACCGAAAGCGACAGTGAAAATGCAGATATAGAACAAGCCTCCCATGGCAGAGGCTCCTAAGGCTACTTCACTGACACGTCCCAGAAAGGCTGTATCAGTAACGTTGATGATGTTTTGTGCAAGAAGACTTAGCAAGATCGGGAAACTAACGTTCCAGATTTGTTTGTTGGTGTACATAAATAAATACTTAAGTTTGCTGTTTCAAAGATATTGTTTTTATTCAAAAATAAAGGAGCGAAAATGATCATTCATCTCCGCTCCTTTATTTGCTTTATGTTGTTTCTGTTGTTAGCTGTTCATGCTCATCAGAAATTCATCGTTGTCTTTCGTCTTTTCTAAGCGGTCTTTAACGAAATCCATTGCTTCAATCGGATTCATATCCGATAGATATTTGCGTAGAATCCACATGCGGTCAAGTGTTTGCTTGTCTAGAAGCAGATCGTCGCGTCGAGTGCTCGAAGCTACAATATTCACGGCCGGGAAGATTCGTTTGTTAGACAAGTTACGATCGAGCTGAAGCTCCATGTTACCTGTTCCCTTGAATTCTTCGAAGATAACTTCATCCATTTTAGAACCTGTATCGATAAGTGCGGTAGCTAAAATAGTCAGCGAACCTCCGTTTTCAATGTTACGGGCAGCTCCGAAGAAGCGTTTAGGTTTGTGGAGTGCATTTGCATCTACACCACCCGAAAGTACTTTACCCGAAGCAGGAGATACAGTATTGTATGCGCGAGCTAAGCGGGTGATGGAGTCGAGGAAGATCACTACATCGTGTCCACATTCTACCATTCTTTTCGCTTTCTCCAGCACGATGCCTGCTATTTTCACGTGGCGTTCTGCCGGTTCGTCGAATGTTGAAGCAATGACTTCGGCATTTACGCTACGAGCCATGTCGGTAACTTCTTCCGGACGCTCATCGATGAGCAACATAATCATGTATACTTCCGGATGATTGGCTGCTATAGCATTTGCGATTTCTTTCAGCAAAATCGTTTTACCGGTTTTGGGTTGAGCTACGATCAAGCCGCGTTGTCCTTTACCAATCGGAGCGAACAAATCGACTACACGGGCAGACATAGAATCTGAATATCCTCCTCGGCAAAGTTTGAACTTCTCATCTGGGAAAAGAGGTGTGAGGTGTTCGAATGGAACGCGGTCACGTACAAAAGTAGCGTCGCGGCCATTGATCTTTGATACTTTAACCAGAGGGAAATATTTTTCTCCTTCTTTCGGAGGACGAATAGCTCCTTCAACCACATCACCGGTTTTTAAACCGAATAGTTTTATTTGTGATTGAGAAACATAGATATCATCAGGAGATGCAAGGTAGTTATAATCTGATGAACGTAAGAATCCGTATCCGTCTTGCATAATTTCCAAGACGCCGGTTCCAATCAAAATATCTTCAAATTCGTAAGCCTTTTCACGCTCGATAATTTTACGTTCCGGACGTTCAGGAGCAGTCGCTGCTTCAGCCGATATAGGTTTTTGAATTGGCGGACGTTGTTGATTGTTGTTGTTGTCGCGCGGACGGATGATGCGCTTGGCTTGTATTTGTTGCTCTTGAGCTACGGCAGGTTCAACTTTGGTTGCTTCAAATTTGCCGAGTAACTCAGTGGGCAATTCCATCTTTTCAGAAGGTAATTCTTCGATTGGCACAAAATCGTCGTCAGCATCCACTAGTACGGGGCTTTCTTCTTCCGGTTGAATAACAGGTCTTATAGGCTTAATAGGCCTGTTTAGAGCCTGTGGAGCTTGCTGTCCTTGAGGAGCAGTTTGTTGCCCTTGTCCTTGTGGAGCCTGTTGTCCTTGTCCTTGTGCTTGAGGTGCTTGCTGTCCTTGCTGCGGTGTTGATTGCTGTACTTTTGCCGCTACTACTTGCTGCACCTTTACCACTGCTTGTGGCACTTGTGTTGCTACTACAGGAGCTTCAATCGTTGCTTCTGTTTTCACAGCCTCTTTATTTTCGCTTTTTGTTTTCTTTGGGCGACCTTTGCGTTGCTTCGGATCAACTTGTTCGTCTTTAGCCTTAGCTACGTCTTCTGCAGGTTTTGCCGGAGTTGTAATAATAGGTTTGGGTCTGTCTGTCGTTTCAGTTTTTGGAGCAATGGGAGTTGGTTTTGGTGCAACAGGTTGTGGTTTAGTTACCGGAGCAGCTTTTTCTGTTCGGCTTATTTCGCCATTTTTAGATGCGGAGAAAACTTTGTCGGCTCCTTCTTTCTTTACATTAACGCGAGAGCGTTTTTTGTTGTCGTCTTTGCGATCCTCTTTTATTTTGTCGGCGGCTATTTTCTTTGTAGCGCCCACGATGGCTTGTTCATCGAGGATCTTGTAGACTAGTTCTTCTTTCTTAAGTGAGTCTGTTTTTTTGATGCCCAATTCTTGGGCAATAGTTTGCAGTTCCGACAAATTTTTGTCGTTCAATTGAATGATGTTATACATACGTATAGGTAAATTATTATAATGTTTCTCTTTTCGCTGAAATGCACATAGCATAGCTACGACTATCAGTCCAGAGCAATGCGGGCATAAGCGCTATTATGAATTTGGGATAATTACTTTTTGAATCGGGATATTAAAGTCTTTAATATCCTTAGTGAAGAGTTCACGA contains these protein-coding regions:
- the rho gene encoding transcription termination factor Rho — encoded protein: MYNIIQLNDKNLSELQTIAQELGIKKTDSLKKEELVYKILDEQAIVGATKKIAADKIKEDRKDDNKKRSRVNVKKEGADKVFSASKNGEISRTEKAAPVTKPQPVAPKPTPIAPKTETTDRPKPIITTPAKPAEDVAKAKDEQVDPKQRKGRPKKTKSENKEAVKTEATIEAPVVATQVPQAVVKVQQVVAAKVQQSTPQQGQQAPQAQGQGQQAPQGQGQQTAPQGQQAPQALNRPIKPIRPVIQPEEESPVLVDADDDFVPIEELPSEKMELPTELLGKFEATKVEPAVAQEQQIQAKRIIRPRDNNNNQQRPPIQKPISAEAATAPERPERKIIEREKAYEFEDILIGTGVLEIMQDGYGFLRSSDYNYLASPDDIYVSQSQIKLFGLKTGDVVEGAIRPPKEGEKYFPLVKVSKINGRDATFVRDRVPFEHLTPLFPDEKFKLCRGGYSDSMSARVVDLFAPIGKGQRGLIVAQPKTGKTILLKEIANAIAANHPEVYMIMLLIDERPEEVTDMARSVNAEVIASTFDEPAERHVKIAGIVLEKAKRMVECGHDVVIFLDSITRLARAYNTVSPASGKVLSGGVDANALHKPKRFFGAARNIENGGSLTILATALIDTGSKMDEVIFEEFKGTGNMELQLDRNLSNKRIFPAVNIVASSTRRDDLLLDKQTLDRMWILRKYLSDMNPIEAMDFVKDRLEKTKDNDEFLMSMNS
- a CDS encoding MATE family efflux transporter, which encodes MYTNKQIWNVSFPILLSLLAQNIINVTDTAFLGRVSEVALGASAMGGLFYICIFTVAFGFSTGSQIMIARRNGEKQYAEVGPVMIQGVMFLMVMAFLLFGFTRLFGGNIMRLLVSSETIYDATMEFIHWRVYGFFFSFLNVMFRAFYIGTTRTKVLTINAIVMALTNVVLDYVLIFGKFGFPEMGIKGAAIASVIAEASSIVFFFIYTYTTVDFKKYGLNRFRSFQPELLKRILSISCFTMLQYFLSMATWFAFFAAVERLGQRELAIANIVRSIYIVMMIPVSSLSTATNSLVSNAIGSNDIQHVIPLIKKIARFSFLLMLALVVVISIFPQAILSIYTNEAALIAESVTAVYVIATAMLIASVANILFNGISGTGNTRSALMLEVITLSIYMMYVFIVGVWLRAPVEICFTTEILYYCLLLVASYIYFKKAKWQNKRI